In Vibrio echinoideorum, the following proteins share a genomic window:
- a CDS encoding TRAP transporter permease translates to MSDSLQQELKKFELPTRTDFPWVGKAITTMGVILSLLHIWFNTLSTLPELWISATHFAGFAIICALWYPAHISLKKSKIALAVDIGIALAALACLIYIPFAEDALYERGVKFIASDWFFSILAIAIVIELIRRTMGWFIPVLILVCLSYVVLWGQWTSGIFHFPGLSLETLLYRSFYSSEGMFGSISRISWTFVFMFILFGAFLVRSGVGDYIIDVSRAAAGKVIGGPGFIAVIGSGLMGSVSGSSVANTVSTGVISIPLMQKAGFPSRFAAGVEAAASTGGQLMPPVMGAGAFIMASYTQIPYVDIIAVSFLPALIYFLSVAFFVRIEAKRSGVQKVTSGCEPLLKVLLSGWHNLIPLAVLVTLLVKGFTPTYAAGISILSVVVASWFSKNHKMGPKAIIEALSQGAKNMATTAVLLVGIGLVVNVISTTGIGNTFSLMINSWANGELLVMIALIALASLILGMGLPVTAAYIVLGTLSAPALYKLIAESQLLDLLVSGQLPEQAKAIFMLAAPDKLDLLNAPMALETAKEMIALVPADFVETLLEQSLGLEAISLALLSAHLIIFWLSQDSNVTPPVCLTAFAAATIAKTPPMRTGLMAWKIAKGLYLVPLLIAYTNLVSWDVTSVLVTGGFAIIGTYAFVAAIEGYLENKINLLTRVVLIVLGVALVWPDISVVVRLVCVALFVGLFIHTARQYDANQVKKESEDEQESLPQTEPDTAASSL, encoded by the coding sequence ATGAGCGATTCGCTGCAGCAGGAACTGAAAAAATTTGAACTGCCGACCCGAACGGATTTTCCGTGGGTAGGCAAAGCGATAACGACAATGGGAGTGATACTCTCGCTGTTACACATTTGGTTCAACACCTTATCTACCTTGCCAGAGCTTTGGATCTCGGCGACCCACTTTGCTGGCTTTGCGATCATTTGTGCGCTTTGGTATCCCGCTCATATCTCGCTAAAAAAGAGCAAGATAGCTCTGGCAGTGGATATCGGAATTGCTTTGGCGGCTCTGGCTTGTCTTATCTACATTCCCTTTGCGGAAGACGCCCTTTATGAGCGAGGCGTGAAGTTCATCGCCAGTGATTGGTTCTTCTCTATCTTGGCGATTGCCATCGTTATTGAGCTGATTCGCCGCACCATGGGCTGGTTTATTCCGGTGCTTATCTTGGTGTGTTTGAGTTATGTGGTGCTTTGGGGACAATGGACTAGCGGCATCTTCCACTTCCCGGGTTTGAGCCTTGAAACACTGCTTTATCGAAGCTTTTACTCATCAGAAGGGATGTTCGGTTCTATCTCAAGAATTAGTTGGACCTTCGTGTTTATGTTCATCCTATTTGGCGCATTCTTAGTGCGTTCGGGTGTCGGTGATTACATCATTGATGTGTCTCGCGCAGCGGCTGGTAAGGTGATTGGTGGCCCTGGCTTTATTGCCGTGATTGGCTCTGGCTTGATGGGCTCTGTGTCCGGATCGAGCGTAGCAAATACGGTATCGACGGGCGTGATCAGTATTCCCTTAATGCAAAAGGCAGGCTTCCCTTCGCGTTTCGCGGCCGGTGTTGAAGCGGCTGCATCGACGGGCGGGCAGTTGATGCCACCAGTGATGGGTGCGGGGGCGTTTATCATGGCGTCTTACACACAGATCCCTTATGTCGATATTATTGCGGTTTCCTTCTTACCTGCGCTTATCTACTTTTTGTCTGTGGCCTTTTTTGTGCGTATTGAAGCAAAACGCAGTGGCGTGCAAAAAGTCACTTCTGGTTGTGAGCCTCTATTGAAGGTATTGCTGTCGGGCTGGCATAACCTGATCCCATTGGCCGTGTTAGTGACTTTGTTGGTGAAGGGCTTTACGCCGACTTACGCAGCGGGTATCTCGATTCTTTCTGTGGTGGTGGCATCATGGTTCTCTAAAAATCACAAAATGGGACCGAAAGCGATCATTGAAGCTTTGTCTCAAGGCGCAAAAAACATGGCGACAACGGCGGTGCTGTTGGTGGGTATTGGTTTAGTCGTTAATGTCATTAGCACTACGGGGATTGGTAATACTTTCTCATTGATGATCAACAGTTGGGCAAACGGCGAATTATTGGTAATGATTGCCTTGATCGCGTTGGCGTCTTTGATTCTCGGTATGGGCTTGCCAGTAACGGCGGCTTATATCGTGTTGGGTACTCTGTCGGCACCTGCCTTGTACAAATTGATTGCTGAAAGCCAGCTCCTCGACTTGTTGGTATCAGGGCAGCTTCCTGAGCAGGCGAAAGCCATCTTCATGTTGGCTGCGCCAGATAAACTTGATTTATTGAATGCACCGATGGCGTTGGAAACGGCGAAAGAGATGATTGCGTTGGTTCCTGCTGATTTTGTGGAAACGCTGCTTGAACAGAGCTTAGGCTTAGAAGCGATCAGCCTTGCACTGCTTTCTGCACACTTGATTATTTTCTGGTTATCACAAGACAGCAACGTGACCCCGCCAGTTTGTTTAACCGCATTTGCCGCCGCGACCATTGCTAAAACTCCACCAATGCGAACTGGCTTAATGGCATGGAAGATCGCAAAAGGCCTGTACTTAGTGCCACTACTTATCGCCTACACCAACTTAGTAAGTTGGGATGTGACCTCCGTTTTGGTCACGGGTGGTTTTGCTATTATTGGTACTTACGCGTTTGTTGCTGCGATTGAAGGCTATCTAGAAAATAAAATTAATCTACTGACTCGTGTTGTTCTAATCGTGCTGGGTGTAGCTTTAGTTTGGCCTGATATTTCAGTCGTGGTTCGCTTAGTGTGTGTAGCACTCTTCGTTGGTCTCTTTATTCACACGGCCCGTCAATACGATGCTAATCAAGTGAAAAAGGAATCGGAAGATGAGCAAGAATCGTTGCCTCAAACCGAACCTGATACTGCCGCGTCTTCCCTATAA
- a CDS encoding family 20 glycosylhydrolase, whose translation MKKTILSLLISGSVVSPMALAMAPNTDLNLMPYPQTVELKAGQVKVDGNFKVYIKGFNSDRVEYTAKRFIDRLERQTGVPILNWQVGSADEANLIIDIDAAPKSEVQNIDSVESYKITTQGEQITLSSPSPYGTIHGIETLLQLVETTATGYHIPAVTIVDEPRFRWRGVSYDTSRHFIEFDVLIRQLDAMASAKMNVFHWHFWDDQGIRIQTESWPRLWSETADGNYYTKDQVRYLVEYARNLGIRVIPEVSLPGHSSAVAHAYPRLMSGGEGQSYEQERGWGVFEPLMDPLNPEVYEMLGDVFDEVTELFPDEYFHIGGDEPNYAQWKNSEKHQQFIEENNIDGERGLQSYLNVKVEKMLEERGKKMTGWDEIWHKDLPTSIVIQSWQGHDSIGRAAKEGYPGILSTGYYLDQPQPTSYHYRNDPMPSGITVDDKLHSGEKFVTYQWEKPRSKGGPRKGTLTIIEAKDGTFRAFSDYNGKSREEIFILDYVPGKTFVGHFDNFMSYTEFNLNLNPKGFAEGSYQLVGNVRWPTTGEVIASSDVEGSVIPEPNGGYPAELTDKEKELILGGEITMWLENKDSLTVENYLWPRSYAIAERFWSDAELTDERSMYKRMKAMDTWSDVSVGLRHHADADMLLKRIAKGQDIHDLRVLAKYTEPAQYYARNWEKWNSTEPKGTLYSQYERLNRFVDALPVESYAVYEMQDLVNEVATDNQQALEQLAEHYQQVKAAALAAETVFAGNLSSVETVVVAEKTVEVADLALTLIAKAQAGEKVRASDANAYQAILSDSAKIYDESIIAIVRPTELLLKQIAE comes from the coding sequence ATGAAAAAAACTATATTATCCCTATTGATTTCAGGTTCAGTAGTGTCCCCAATGGCGTTAGCAATGGCTCCAAATACCGATCTAAATTTAATGCCGTACCCACAAACGGTCGAGCTGAAAGCTGGGCAAGTTAAGGTCGACGGTAACTTCAAGGTTTACATCAAAGGCTTTAATTCTGATCGCGTTGAGTACACGGCGAAACGCTTTATTGATCGCCTTGAGCGTCAGACGGGTGTGCCGATTCTAAATTGGCAGGTTGGTAGTGCAGACGAAGCGAACCTGATCATTGATATCGACGCGGCGCCAAAGTCTGAAGTACAAAATATCGACTCTGTAGAGTCCTACAAAATTACCACTCAGGGTGAACAAATCACGCTGAGTTCACCAAGCCCATACGGCACTATTCACGGCATCGAAACCCTTTTACAGCTCGTTGAAACCACTGCGACTGGCTACCATATTCCTGCTGTTACGATTGTCGATGAGCCTCGTTTCCGCTGGCGTGGTGTTTCTTACGACACGTCACGTCACTTTATTGAATTCGATGTGTTGATTCGTCAGTTAGATGCGATGGCGTCGGCGAAAATGAACGTGTTCCATTGGCATTTCTGGGACGACCAAGGCATTCGTATTCAAACTGAATCTTGGCCGCGTCTTTGGTCTGAAACCGCCGATGGTAATTACTACACCAAAGACCAAGTGCGCTACCTAGTTGAATACGCGCGTAACCTTGGTATTCGTGTGATTCCAGAGGTGTCTCTTCCGGGTCACTCTTCTGCGGTTGCTCACGCTTACCCACGCTTGATGTCGGGTGGTGAAGGTCAAAGCTACGAACAAGAACGTGGCTGGGGTGTGTTTGAACCATTAATGGACCCATTGAACCCAGAAGTCTATGAGATGCTGGGTGATGTGTTTGATGAAGTGACCGAGCTGTTCCCTGATGAGTACTTCCACATTGGTGGCGATGAGCCAAATTATGCGCAGTGGAAAAACAGCGAAAAGCACCAACAGTTCATTGAAGAGAACAATATCGATGGCGAGCGTGGTCTGCAGTCTTACCTCAATGTAAAAGTTGAGAAGATGCTCGAAGAGCGCGGTAAGAAGATGACCGGTTGGGATGAAATTTGGCATAAAGATCTGCCGACTTCAATCGTGATTCAAAGCTGGCAAGGGCACGACAGTATTGGTCGTGCGGCGAAAGAGGGCTACCCAGGTATTCTTTCTACGGGTTACTACCTAGATCAACCTCAGCCGACGAGCTACCATTATCGCAATGACCCAATGCCAAGCGGTATCACTGTTGACGATAAGCTGCACAGTGGCGAGAAATTCGTGACGTATCAATGGGAAAAGCCACGTTCAAAAGGCGGCCCACGTAAGGGAACACTGACCATCATTGAAGCGAAAGACGGTACTTTCCGTGCCTTCAGTGATTACAACGGTAAGTCTCGCGAAGAGATCTTTATCCTTGATTATGTGCCGGGCAAAACCTTTGTTGGCCACTTCGATAACTTCATGTCGTACACCGAGTTCAACTTAAACCTAAATCCAAAGGGTTTTGCAGAAGGCAGTTACCAGTTGGTCGGTAATGTGCGCTGGCCAACCACTGGTGAAGTGATTGCGAGCAGTGATGTTGAAGGCAGCGTGATTCCTGAACCGAATGGTGGTTACCCAGCAGAATTAACGGATAAAGAAAAAGAGCTTATCTTGGGCGGCGAGATCACCATGTGGCTAGAGAACAAAGACAGCCTCACGGTTGAAAACTACCTATGGCCGCGCAGCTATGCGATTGCAGAGCGCTTCTGGTCTGATGCGGAGTTGACGGACGAACGCAGCATGTACAAGCGTATGAAAGCGATGGATACATGGTCTGATGTGTCGGTTGGGCTACGTCATCATGCGGACGCTGACATGCTGTTAAAACGTATTGCGAAAGGGCAGGATATTCACGACCTGCGCGTGCTTGCGAAATACACAGAACCAGCACAGTACTATGCGCGCAACTGGGAGAAGTGGAACTCAACTGAACCTAAGGGCACTTTATACAGCCAGTACGAGCGTCTAAATCGCTTCGTTGATGCGCTACCAGTGGAAAGTTACGCTGTGTACGAGATGCAAGATTTGGTCAATGAAGTCGCGACGGATAATCAACAAGCGCTTGAGCAACTTGCAGAGCATTATCAACAAGTAAAAGCGGCTGCACTCGCTGCTGAAACTGTCTTCGCCGGAAATTTATCTTCGGTAGAGACTGTGGTGGTTGCAGAGAAAACCGTTGAAGTCGCAGACTTGGCGTTAACCTTGATTGCTAAAGCACAAGCAGGTGAAAAGGTTCGAGCATCAGATGCGAATGCCTACCAAGCGATATTGTCTGATTCAGCGAAGATCTACGATGAATCGATCATCGCGATTGTTCGCCCAACAGAGTTACTCTTGAAGCAGATAGCTGAGTAA
- a CDS encoding bifunctional 4-hydroxy-2-oxoglutarate aldolase/2-dehydro-3-deoxy-phosphogluconate aldolase, with amino-acid sequence MSQEMINKLKQFKVIPVIQINKVEHAIPLAKVLVENGLPVAEVTFRTEAAADAIRAMRDAYPEMCIGAGTVLTPAQIDLAKELGSEFIVAPGLNPNTVKRCQEIGMPIVPGVNNPSQVEQALELGLNFLKFFPAEASGGINMVKSLLAPYVDVSLMPTGGIGKHNVNDYLAVDRVVCCGGTWMVSPKMIENEQWDEIAVLVREAVALVNEQ; translated from the coding sequence ATGTCTCAAGAAATGATCAACAAACTTAAGCAATTCAAAGTTATCCCTGTTATCCAAATTAACAAGGTTGAACACGCGATTCCACTGGCAAAAGTGTTGGTAGAAAACGGCCTGCCAGTTGCTGAAGTGACATTCCGTACTGAAGCGGCAGCAGACGCGATTCGTGCGATGCGCGATGCGTACCCAGAGATGTGTATCGGTGCTGGCACAGTATTAACGCCAGCGCAGATCGACCTTGCGAAAGAGTTAGGCAGCGAATTCATCGTAGCTCCGGGCCTGAACCCAAACACCGTAAAACGTTGCCAAGAAATCGGTATGCCAATCGTTCCGGGCGTAAACAACCCAAGCCAAGTAGAGCAAGCGTTAGAGCTTGGCCTTAACTTCTTGAAGTTCTTCCCGGCAGAAGCGTCTGGCGGCATCAACATGGTGAAGTCTCTGTTAGCGCCATATGTTGATGTGTCTTTAATGCCAACGGGCGGTATCGGTAAACACAACGTGAATGACTACTTAGCAGTGGATCGCGTGGTGTGCTGTGGTGGTACTTGGATGGTGTCGCCGAAAATGATCGAGAATGAGCAATGGGACGAGATTGCAGTATTGGTTCGTGAAGCGGTCGCTCTTGTTAACGAGCAATAA
- a CDS encoding ATP-binding protein, producing the protein MVNNNRYWLFLCACLLIGLVQVTTKSGISQWKLEQAQRYAEQRFLGYIAEARRTLKRFYYLPYLVTNDETSVRFIDGEVRLENRIKKQLIQLDKAANTKGWYLLSGEGDLLVSSVERSKLSKKNASTIVSKIHQQGGAISVVTKNKGVTPDYFIAAPVYRASDVVGIVAVQIDLSLLTDQWFADGEAILFQNPRDQFFLSSDHRLSADWFNDTFNSQPTATKRELYDQTHIRVWRLQNKDYLIQSIKLDDLNWRLTYLTPLTSLNQTTNWISWSVAVGCLFILLLLVILYQRRQKKLSNLRIQKLIEESEKRLSGMINKTHVGLVLIDKHGHIHDINLMAKNYFCLSDSMISNIKAWQLFEAGNPNSTTLQLLKNLEQHQELAEITSVETMARRSDGSYFPVLFSISSFPWHSTPYYLCTVIDISKRKKAEIAVQNANKTLQLRVEERTQDLKDAQQELVESSKLAALGRMSSAITHELNQPLTGLKTLLSSNQLLMERGETKMLKANMNLVMSLIDRMANMTSQLKSFAFKRLEKPYPVSLTEALQETLRIHQAELDNVDIRIRIASNISMVMGEEARLRQVLGNLIRNAVDATQNQTPATIVVSAHTDQQRVIIKVQDNGCGVSEDQLETIFEPFHTNKKMGEGLGLGLAITANNVRDMQGTLIAKNNPDQGMTFTLTLQNSDSDSDSDCK; encoded by the coding sequence ATGGTTAACAACAATCGATATTGGTTGTTCCTATGTGCCTGTTTATTAATTGGTTTAGTTCAGGTAACCACCAAAAGTGGCATAAGCCAATGGAAGCTCGAACAAGCCCAACGCTATGCAGAACAACGCTTCCTCGGATACATTGCAGAAGCCAGGCGCACGCTCAAACGTTTCTATTATCTGCCCTACTTGGTGACGAACGATGAAACTAGTGTGCGTTTCATTGATGGTGAAGTACGCCTCGAAAATCGCATTAAGAAGCAGCTGATTCAATTGGATAAAGCCGCCAATACTAAGGGCTGGTATCTGCTTTCTGGCGAAGGTGATTTGTTGGTATCGAGTGTCGAAAGAAGCAAGCTAAGCAAAAAGAACGCCAGCACGATTGTCTCTAAGATCCACCAGCAAGGCGGTGCGATTTCGGTAGTGACCAAAAATAAAGGCGTGACACCCGATTACTTCATTGCCGCGCCGGTTTATCGGGCGTCCGATGTGGTCGGTATTGTTGCGGTGCAGATCGATTTGTCATTGTTAACCGATCAATGGTTCGCCGATGGTGAAGCGATACTGTTCCAGAACCCTCGTGATCAGTTCTTTCTCTCCAGTGATCACCGACTGAGTGCCGATTGGTTCAACGACACATTCAATTCTCAGCCCACAGCGACAAAGCGTGAGCTATACGACCAAACCCATATTCGCGTGTGGCGACTGCAAAATAAAGATTACCTCATTCAATCCATCAAGTTAGACGACCTCAATTGGCGTTTAACCTACCTCACGCCATTAACCAGCCTCAACCAAACCACTAACTGGATCAGCTGGAGTGTGGCGGTGGGCTGTCTTTTCATTCTGCTGTTGCTGGTTATTCTTTATCAAAGACGTCAGAAAAAGCTCAGTAATCTGCGAATTCAAAAGCTCATCGAAGAGTCGGAAAAACGACTGTCAGGAATGATTAATAAGACGCATGTCGGGTTGGTATTGATCGATAAACATGGTCATATCCACGATATTAATCTAATGGCGAAGAACTACTTTTGCCTTTCTGATTCGATGATCAGCAACATCAAGGCGTGGCAATTATTTGAAGCAGGTAACCCAAACTCAACCACCTTACAATTGCTCAAAAACTTAGAACAACACCAAGAATTGGCCGAGATCACCAGCGTCGAAACCATGGCAAGACGCAGTGATGGCAGCTACTTCCCAGTGTTATTTTCTATTAGCTCGTTCCCTTGGCATTCAACGCCTTATTATCTGTGCACAGTGATCGACATCAGCAAGCGTAAGAAAGCAGAAATTGCGGTACAAAACGCCAATAAGACGCTTCAACTGCGGGTAGAAGAGCGAACACAAGATCTCAAAGATGCGCAGCAAGAACTGGTGGAATCAAGCAAACTTGCCGCATTAGGGCGGATGTCGAGTGCGATCACTCATGAGTTGAATCAACCGCTTACTGGTCTAAAAACCCTGCTTTCAAGTAACCAGTTACTGATGGAAAGAGGCGAGACCAAGATGTTGAAAGCGAACATGAACTTAGTCATGAGCCTGATCGACAGAATGGCCAACATGACCAGTCAATTGAAGTCGTTCGCCTTTAAAAGACTTGAGAAGCCCTATCCAGTTTCACTCACCGAAGCACTGCAAGAAACCCTACGAATTCACCAAGCCGAATTAGACAACGTCGATATTCGCATACGTATCGCCTCTAATATTTCGATGGTGATGGGAGAAGAGGCACGACTTCGTCAAGTGCTTGGCAACCTAATCAGAAACGCTGTAGATGCAACTCAAAATCAAACACCCGCGACCATTGTTGTCAGCGCACATACCGATCAACAACGCGTGATCATCAAGGTGCAAGATAATGGCTGTGGCGTTTCAGAAGACCAACTCGAGACCATTTTCGAACCGTTTCATACCAACAAAAAAATGGGCGAAGGTTTAGGTCTCGGCTTGGCTATCACAGCAAATAATGTGCGGGATATGCAAGGCACCTTGATAGCGAAGAACAACCCAGATCAAGGCATGACATTCACGTTAACTCTACAGAATAGTGATAGTGATAGTGATAGTGATTGTAAGTAA
- a CDS encoding sigma-54-dependent transcriptional regulator — protein MQRIALIEDDAIVRQATSQWLQLAGFDVTAFEFGQDALNAVEQGDFQTIISDVRLPDIDGVELLGRFKHLVPDVPVILITGHGDVDMAVKALQQGAYDFIEKPFDPERLSQTVSEAVDKHQSGQDRNSRQNYLDNLKGIEQVLIGRSKVMCELREQIQKVASIDTNVIIYGETGCGKELVASCLHEFSQRKTHPFVPLNCGAIPENLFESELFGHEAGAFTGAAKRRIGKLEFADKGTVFLDEIESMPLSMQVKVLRTLQDNIVVRVGGNQQQHVDLRVVSASKCDLLNHPDFRQDLFYRLNVAQLHLPPLSEREDDALILFEHFTQEANSETRVASEADRYALLSYAWPGNVRELRNIAIRFALDESLTVGDILACRPNSVTESTTAGIPLAVQVQSFERKVIHDALVRYQGRINDVMQDLDLPRRTLNQKMVRYALNRSDYVDS, from the coding sequence ATGCAGCGTATAGCTTTGATTGAAGATGATGCAATTGTGCGTCAGGCAACCAGCCAATGGTTACAATTAGCGGGCTTCGATGTCACCGCATTTGAGTTTGGGCAAGATGCGTTAAACGCGGTAGAGCAGGGTGATTTCCAAACTATCATTAGTGACGTACGGTTACCTGATATTGATGGTGTTGAACTGCTGGGGCGCTTTAAACATCTTGTGCCAGATGTGCCTGTCATCTTGATCACCGGTCACGGTGATGTCGACATGGCGGTGAAAGCGTTGCAGCAAGGGGCGTATGATTTCATTGAAAAGCCATTCGACCCAGAGCGTTTGTCTCAAACGGTTTCGGAAGCGGTCGACAAGCATCAAAGTGGCCAAGACAGAAACAGTCGTCAGAACTATCTGGATAACCTGAAGGGCATTGAACAGGTTCTGATTGGCCGCAGCAAAGTGATGTGTGAATTGCGAGAGCAAATACAAAAAGTTGCCTCGATTGATACCAATGTGATCATTTATGGTGAAACCGGCTGTGGTAAAGAGCTGGTCGCCTCTTGTTTGCATGAATTCAGTCAGCGTAAAACCCACCCATTTGTGCCGTTAAACTGTGGCGCGATTCCAGAAAACCTCTTTGAAAGCGAGCTATTTGGACACGAAGCAGGTGCGTTTACTGGTGCTGCCAAGCGACGTATTGGTAAGCTTGAATTTGCCGACAAAGGCACGGTGTTTCTCGATGAAATAGAGAGTATGCCGCTGTCGATGCAGGTCAAAGTGCTGCGCACCTTGCAAGATAATATCGTTGTACGCGTGGGTGGGAATCAGCAACAACATGTTGATCTACGAGTGGTCTCTGCCTCGAAATGCGATCTACTGAATCACCCCGATTTTCGCCAAGACCTTTTCTATCGTTTGAACGTTGCCCAACTGCATTTGCCTCCCCTTAGTGAACGAGAAGACGATGCTTTGATCCTTTTCGAACACTTCACTCAAGAAGCGAACAGTGAAACTCGAGTCGCCAGTGAGGCTGATCGCTATGCCTTGTTGTCGTATGCATGGCCGGGCAATGTGCGTGAACTGCGTAATATCGCGATTCGTTTTGCACTGGATGAAAGCCTGACTGTTGGGGATATTTTGGCGTGTCGCCCCAATTCTGTCACAGAGTCCACAACGGCAGGCATCCCGTTGGCGGTTCAAGTGCAGAGCTTTGAGCGGAAAGTGATTCATGATGCGTTAGTGCGTTATCAGGGGCGCATCAATGATGTGATGCAAGACTTGGATTTACCCCGTCGAACATTGAACCAAAAAATGGTGCGCTATGCGTTGAACCGAAGTGACTATGTCGATTCGTAA
- a CDS encoding TAXI family TRAP transporter solute-binding subunit, which produces MKYNKLVKTLAIAMASISLISNASAQEDRSYILATASTGGTYYPVGVALATLSKVKLAPKQHFSLAAISSAGSGENVKLLNENEAQFAILQGLYGAWAWQGLGPYEKSGSQKQLRSVSMLWQNVEHFIVRSDLTETGTMSDLENLNGKKFSIGKKNSGTENSGRQIMQGLSVNPEQFKLAFMGYGGSASALQNGTIDGMNTPAGVPVGAVTQAFAALGEDIQILSFTDAQIKQANGDYNIWTKYEIPANTYPGVDKPITTIAQPNFLAVREDISEEDVYQLTKAIYENLSFLQGIHKATKAMALEKGIAGLPVPLHPGAARYYQEVGIDIPSELIVN; this is translated from the coding sequence ATGAAATACAACAAGCTAGTTAAAACTTTAGCAATCGCAATGGCCTCTATTAGCCTTATCAGCAACGCCTCAGCTCAAGAAGATCGTAGCTACATTTTAGCGACGGCCTCAACGGGTGGTACTTACTATCCAGTGGGTGTGGCTTTAGCGACATTGAGTAAAGTTAAGCTTGCGCCAAAGCAGCACTTTTCTTTGGCGGCTATCAGTTCTGCGGGATCGGGTGAAAACGTGAAACTTCTTAATGAGAACGAAGCACAGTTTGCCATTTTACAAGGTCTGTATGGCGCGTGGGCGTGGCAAGGGCTTGGTCCATATGAGAAGTCAGGCAGTCAAAAACAACTGCGTTCAGTCTCTATGCTATGGCAAAACGTTGAACACTTTATTGTGCGCTCTGATCTCACAGAAACGGGCACCATGAGTGATTTAGAAAATCTAAACGGCAAAAAATTCTCTATCGGTAAGAAGAACTCAGGTACAGAGAATTCAGGACGCCAGATCATGCAAGGCCTGTCGGTTAACCCAGAACAATTTAAACTCGCCTTTATGGGTTACGGCGGCAGCGCTAGCGCACTACAAAATGGCACCATCGATGGCATGAATACGCCCGCTGGTGTACCTGTTGGTGCGGTAACTCAAGCGTTTGCAGCCTTGGGTGAAGACATTCAAATTTTGTCATTTACCGATGCGCAAATTAAACAAGCGAACGGCGATTACAATATCTGGACTAAATATGAGATCCCGGCAAACACTTATCCAGGTGTTGATAAGCCGATCACTACAATCGCCCAACCTAACTTCCTAGCGGTTCGTGAAGACATTTCTGAAGAAGATGTGTACCAGCTGACCAAAGCTATCTATGAAAACCTATCTTTCCTGCAAGGTATCCACAAAGCAACCAAAGCAATGGCACTCGAGAAAGGGATCGCAGGTCTGCCTGTTCCACTTCACCCGGGCGCTGCACGTTACTACCAAGAAGTGGGCATCGATATCCCTTCTGAGTTGATCGTTAACTAA
- a CDS encoding sugar kinase, with protein sequence MPASSNFNIAFFGECMVEISGSPLTKKFGGDTLNTALYLSRLTQHQNLFVHYATGLGSDELSQNMIDSWQLEGIQTNFVERIPNKLPGLYMVETDETGERHFHYWRNDAAVKFYFQIDNLNKLEIALTEKQVGAIYISGISIAILDDASRERLFKAISVFSNQGGKVIFDNNYRPQLWSTEQARHWYAKLLPLVDIALITEDDDLLVWGNSESVQQRCLRLGCQEIVIKRGCEPCKIVQVEQGNIIENYVSATRVSNVVDTCAAGDSFAAGYLAARLTGESATDAAELGHQLASIVIQYSGAIIPVSAMSQLIKK encoded by the coding sequence ATGCCTGCATCTTCTAACTTCAATATTGCTTTCTTTGGCGAGTGCATGGTCGAAATCAGCGGCTCTCCATTAACCAAAAAATTCGGCGGTGACACGCTCAATACCGCGCTTTACCTTTCTCGCTTAACCCAACATCAAAACCTCTTTGTTCATTACGCGACGGGCCTTGGTAGCGATGAACTGTCTCAAAATATGATTGATAGCTGGCAGTTAGAGGGCATTCAAACCAATTTCGTTGAACGCATTCCAAACAAGTTACCTGGCTTATACATGGTAGAAACCGATGAAACGGGTGAGCGACATTTTCACTACTGGCGCAACGATGCGGCAGTAAAGTTCTACTTTCAAATCGATAACTTAAACAAGCTTGAAATTGCCCTGACCGAGAAACAAGTCGGTGCGATTTACATCAGCGGTATCAGTATCGCGATCTTGGATGATGCCTCTCGCGAGCGTTTATTCAAAGCCATTAGCGTGTTCTCAAACCAAGGCGGCAAGGTGATTTTTGATAATAACTATCGCCCGCAACTTTGGAGCACTGAGCAAGCTCGACATTGGTACGCCAAGTTACTGCCATTGGTAGACATCGCCTTGATTACCGAAGACGACGATCTGCTTGTATGGGGTAACTCAGAGAGCGTTCAACAACGCTGCCTTCGTTTGGGTTGCCAAGAGATCGTTATCAAACGTGGCTGCGAGCCATGCAAGATTGTTCAAGTTGAACAGGGCAACATTATTGAGAATTATGTCTCAGCAACTCGTGTTTCTAACGTGGTTGATACCTGTGCTGCGGGCGATTCATTCGCCGCGGGTTATTTAGCTGCGCGTCTTACTGGCGAGAGCGCCACCGACGCAGCCGAACTTGGCCACCAACTGGCTTCCATCGTTATTCAATACTCTGGCGCAATCATCCCCGTGAGCGCTATGAGCCAACTGATTAAAAAATAA